In Drosophila subpulchrella strain 33 F10 #4 breed RU33 chromosome 3R, RU_Dsub_v1.1 Primary Assembly, whole genome shotgun sequence, the following are encoded in one genomic region:
- the LOC119559235 gene encoding uncharacterized protein LOC119559235 isoform X2 translates to MQLILVATLLSVALGSCSASIAGPFIFWGHSRVSGLQSQALVDSNSRELPLTQLFTEAKAIVVFVRNSTNRLEGTKYPRFQNLVKSGAWTYLPQRSLAAEPFGLNANIEVVSLSGHGEEDDSEILSAYNEALNTYGRGEVLGILASREEEAHFLAKRQAAPAAEEEEKEKEKEKDKEKEKEKPKAAEGGEETEASFIYVAEGNKAVLSLNGPLELRLTNDSLKLEEHIKQITFDDQRAKGYGRLSITFMHSGEKCTLRFKFSLIRGSWTLKNVEVEYRELKSVLVARGDEYTLPNAPLGFSYRCSAENVHFLNPAKNETIQGLILSDFQVQPWLNGRQEYGEVYDCVGFVSAPILAGLFVVTLLLGILGLGISAMLSMHTPNRFESSRSKQSPTAMFIQITYVAFKPLALFTLAIELFLIHLLFVLIVLYVYVLWYY, encoded by the exons ATGCAGCTGATTCTCGTTGCGACCTTGCTGTCCGTGGCACTCGGCAGCTGCAGTGCCTCCATAGCTGGACCCTTTATCTTCTGGGGTCACTCCAGGGTATCCGGATTGCAGTCCCAGGCCTTGGTGGACTCAAACAGCAGGGAACTGCCGCTGACGCAACTCTTCACGGAGGCCAAGGCAATTGTGGTCTTCGTGCGGAACTCCACCAATCGACTGGAGGGCACCAAGTATCCCAGGTTCCAGAATCTCGTCAAGAGCGGTGCCTGGACCTATCTGCCACAAAGGAGTCTCGCAGCGGAACCCTTTGGTCTAAATGCCAACATTGAG GTGGTGAGTCTCTCCGGACACGGAGAAGAGGATGACTCGGAGATTCTGTCGGCCTACAACGAAGCCTTGAACACCTACGGCCGCGGGGAGGTGCTGGGCATCCTGGCCAGTCGCGAGGAGGAGGCCCACTTCCTGGCCAAAAGGCAGGCGGCTCCGGCtgccgaggaggaggagaaggagaAAGAAAAGGAGAAGGATAAGGAGAAGGAAAAGGAGAAACCCAAGGCAGCGGAGGGAGGAGAGGAGACCGAGGCCAGTTTCATCTACGTGGCCGAGGGCAACAAGGCGGTGCTGAGCCTCAATGGACCCCTGGAGCTGCGGCTGACCAACGACTCCCTGAAGCTGGAGGAGCACATCAAGCAGATCACCTTCGACGATCAGCGGGCCAAGGGATATGGCCGACTGAGCATCACCTTCATGCACTCCGGGGAGAAGTGCACGCTGCGCTTCAAGTTCTCCCTGATCCGGGGATCCTGGACACTGAAGAATGTGGAGGTGGAGTACCGGGAGCTGAAGAGTGTCCTGGTGGCCCGTGGTGATGAGTACACGCTGCCCAATgccccactgggattctcctATCGCTGCTCGGCGGAAAATGTGCACTTCCTGAACCCCGCTAAAAATGAGACGATTCAGGGTTTGATCCTCAGTGATTTCCAAGTGCAACCCTGGCTAAATGGACGCCAGGAGTACGGCGAGGTCTACGATTGCGTGGGATTCGTTTCGGCGCCCATCCTGGCAGGACTCTTCGTGGTGACCCTGCTCCTGGGGATCCTGGGACTCGGAATCTCAGCCATGCTCAGCATGCACACACCCAATCGATTTGAGAGTTCGCGCAGCAAGCA ATCTCCGACAGCCATGTTCATCCAGATCACCTATGTGGCTTTCAAGCCCCTGGCTCTGTTCACCCTGGCCATCGAGCTCTTCCTGATCCATCTGCTGTTCGTGTTGATCGTGCTTTATGTGTATGTGCTATGGTATTACTGA
- the LOC119559235 gene encoding uncharacterized protein LOC119559235 isoform X1: protein MQLILVATLLSVALGSCSASIAGPFIFWGHSRVSGLQSQALVDSNSRELPLTQLFTEAKAIVVFVRNSTNRLEGTKYPRFQNLVKSGAWTYLPQRSLAAEPFGLNANIEVVSLSGHGEEDDSEILSAYNEALNTYGRGEVLGILASREEEAHFLAKRQAAPAAEEEEKEKEKEKDKEKEKEKPKAAEGGEETEASFIYVAEGNKAVLSLNGPLELRLTNDSLKLEEHIKQITFDDQRAKGYGRLSITFMHSGEKCTLRFKFSLIRGSWTLKNVEVEYRELKSVLVARGDEYTLPNAPLGFSYRCSAENVHFLNPAKNETIQGLILSDFQVQPWLNGRQEYGEVYDCVGFVSAPILAGLFVVTLLLGILGLGISAMLSMHTPNRFESSRSKQLTFTIQE, encoded by the exons ATGCAGCTGATTCTCGTTGCGACCTTGCTGTCCGTGGCACTCGGCAGCTGCAGTGCCTCCATAGCTGGACCCTTTATCTTCTGGGGTCACTCCAGGGTATCCGGATTGCAGTCCCAGGCCTTGGTGGACTCAAACAGCAGGGAACTGCCGCTGACGCAACTCTTCACGGAGGCCAAGGCAATTGTGGTCTTCGTGCGGAACTCCACCAATCGACTGGAGGGCACCAAGTATCCCAGGTTCCAGAATCTCGTCAAGAGCGGTGCCTGGACCTATCTGCCACAAAGGAGTCTCGCAGCGGAACCCTTTGGTCTAAATGCCAACATTGAG GTGGTGAGTCTCTCCGGACACGGAGAAGAGGATGACTCGGAGATTCTGTCGGCCTACAACGAAGCCTTGAACACCTACGGCCGCGGGGAGGTGCTGGGCATCCTGGCCAGTCGCGAGGAGGAGGCCCACTTCCTGGCCAAAAGGCAGGCGGCTCCGGCtgccgaggaggaggagaaggagaAAGAAAAGGAGAAGGATAAGGAGAAGGAAAAGGAGAAACCCAAGGCAGCGGAGGGAGGAGAGGAGACCGAGGCCAGTTTCATCTACGTGGCCGAGGGCAACAAGGCGGTGCTGAGCCTCAATGGACCCCTGGAGCTGCGGCTGACCAACGACTCCCTGAAGCTGGAGGAGCACATCAAGCAGATCACCTTCGACGATCAGCGGGCCAAGGGATATGGCCGACTGAGCATCACCTTCATGCACTCCGGGGAGAAGTGCACGCTGCGCTTCAAGTTCTCCCTGATCCGGGGATCCTGGACACTGAAGAATGTGGAGGTGGAGTACCGGGAGCTGAAGAGTGTCCTGGTGGCCCGTGGTGATGAGTACACGCTGCCCAATgccccactgggattctcctATCGCTGCTCGGCGGAAAATGTGCACTTCCTGAACCCCGCTAAAAATGAGACGATTCAGGGTTTGATCCTCAGTGATTTCCAAGTGCAACCCTGGCTAAATGGACGCCAGGAGTACGGCGAGGTCTACGATTGCGTGGGATTCGTTTCGGCGCCCATCCTGGCAGGACTCTTCGTGGTGACCCTGCTCCTGGGGATCCTGGGACTCGGAATCTCAGCCATGCTCAGCATGCACACACCCAATCGATTTGAGAGTTCGCGCAGCAAGCAGTTGACCTTCACCATTCAGGAGTAA
- the LOC119559224 gene encoding uncharacterized protein LOC119559224, giving the protein MRDCHIHFKSTLLRNLVIPGGKTRTMAKAGHLLWITSVCWIASWISGADAQHLIAYISQRGLHGEITFRQMNATTVEIKANLEATLQYPDQVWSWAVRRFPVDYSNTDPEERCELSRLGSQVLSFDEDLEYLVLPGNETSTWERNMQLIGDRGIWGKSLVLTEVNSNFRICATITTIQSSVEHMAEARFNTPVAGSVHLRWLAPAEGAVGDTLIYSDLYHIREQPPALEEDKSQAGPFTQHHWKIFVTDIFKHDHHRTEDNCNFLQLVFDPQGGGAGKGIGDLDARLGRIGVAKNALRSPQRSVFRDAQLALLPSDLTIPHRTLYLVLFDNQHPDSYLACTKIRHVQPLTYKTFINSGGVKGEVTFTQRSKFDPTFLNFTLGAPLSQRVSRKFAEDVAAFRIHSLPPVPQRMGHEDYCWTTGEMHNPRNINDNIPPPGYGTQEQYPLGDLSGKLQGRNKGYFHQYVLPGTSSELNGLYWDVFLPLQGRHSIDQRSLVIYTFNRTDVSKITQMIWGCSSLGQYQRNGIYQQNMVTAQVLFRYPVVGRVIFRQPAEQPWQDTTVLFEYLIQADGSTQNTTHDHRWAIHSNAPGKDFYDWQQRCISAGPVFNPFRVDWGNRSVDDLCQPSLPSMCRMGAMDARSGTLTIAGGRRVAQKISRRMFVDGNLPLSGRHSILGKSLVIYEDSGPKARGERLACSAVIGHFRRKVVAKEWYANGDPLTVSGRVEITQQSEYDVSNVEVQLKGLQDNTGYHIHRTPVEANLAFPCEASTLYGHWNPFEVNPKSSPPSKRGTTDQYEMGDLSGKFGGLEGVTQFEDAYNDTNLPLFGYNSIIGRSVVIQKKQKNARWACSTLERGYSPSEARELRAIASFHHPTGYAYGYIKMTQLIHNDGSQSETVIEVKLRHPGKNDRNSTRNHNWQIFVNPVGVDAAVKPTNTRCVAGGYVWNPYYTQLADPLNLDLYEQECSPDNPLRCYVGDVGARLGTIDLGGERVVLTDSNFPLEAPVGAIGRSIVIFGPDNSHERFACANIEPDHNVIKYINLQKPPRFVVAQFLEELRTVMGIPEWMLDVDARKTKELHGGACIQMIIHFKGPLAHRLELDMSRLIAAGRLDAPSLFIPGYVNQKRKSTISYRTCGVRDTNEKRTKNFRGSFYSKSSAPAEPKPFVLAFVVIGLALRFL; this is encoded by the exons ATGCGCGATTGCCACATACACTTTAAAAGCACTTTGTTGCGGAATCTGGTTATTCCGGGAGGGAAAACCAGAACTATGGCTAAAGCGGGACACCTTTTGTGGATCACTTCGGTCTGCTGGATTGCATCATGGATAAGTGGAG CTGATGCACAGCATCTGATCGCATATATCTCGCAGAGGGGTCTGCATGGAGAGATTACTTTTCGGCAAATGAATGCCACCACGGTGGAGATCAAGGCCAATCTGGAGGCCACTCTGCAGTATCCCGACCAGGTGTGGAGTTGGGCAGTACGCAGATTCCCAGTGGACTACTCCAATACCGATCCCGAAGAGCGCTGCGAGCTAAGTCGCTTGGGATCCCAAGTTTTATCCTTCGATGAGGACCTGGAGTACCTGGTGCTACCTGGAAATGAGACTTCCACCTGGGAGCGCAACATGCAGCTGATTGGAGACCGAGGGATTTGGGGCAAGTCGCTGGTTCTCACGGAGGTTAACTCTAATTTCCGGATTTGCGCCACCATCACCACCATCCAAAGTTCCGTAGAGCATATGGCGGAGGCTCGTTTCAACACACCCGTAGCGGGATCTGTCCACTTACGTTGGTTGGCTCCAGCGGAGGGAGCTGTGGGAGATACGTTGATCTACTCGGATCTTTACCACATCAGGGAGCAACCACCTGCTCTGGAGGAGGATAAAAGTCAAGCTGGACCCTTCACCCAGCATCACTGGAAGATCTTTGTGACGGATATCTTCAAACATGATCACCATCGCACGGAGGACAACTGCAACTTCCTACAGCTGGTCTTCGATCCCCAGGGTGGTGGAGCTGGCAAGGGAATCGGTGATCTGGATGCCCGACTAGGCAGGATTGGAGTGGCCAAGAACGCCCTCCGTTCGCCACAACGCAGTGTTTTCAGGGACGCCCAGCTGGCCCTGTTGCCCTCGGATCTTACCATTCCACATAGGACTCTGTACCTGGTACTTTTTGATAACCAGCATCCGGACTCGTATCTGGCTTGCACCAAGATTCGTCATGTTCAACCGTTGACTTACAA AACTTTCATCAACTCTGGTGGAGTCAAGGGAGAGGTCACCTTCACTCAGCGCTCCAAATTCGACCCTACTTTCCTCAATTTCACCTTGGGAGCCCCACTTTCCCAGCGTGTGAGTCGCAAGTTTGCCGAAGATGTGGCCGCCTTCCGGATTCACAGCCTGCCACCAGTGCCCCAGAGGATGGGTCACGAGGACTACTGTTGGACCACCGGGGAGATGCATAATCCGCGGAATATAAATGATAACATACCACCTCCTGGCTATGGAACCCAGGAGCAGTATCCCCTGGGCGATCTCTCGGGGAAACTGCAGGGTCGCAATAAGGGTTACTTCCATCAGTATGTCTTGCCAGGAACGAGCTCCGagttgaatggcctctactgGGATGTCTTCCTGCCCCTTCAGGGGCGGCATAGCATAGACCAAAGGAGCCTGGTCATCTACACCTTCAATCGAACTGATGTTTCCAAGATTACCCAGATGATCTGGGGTTGTTCCAGCCTGGGACAATATCAAAGGAATGGTATATATCAGCAGAACATGGTTACAGCTCAG GTTCTTTTCCGTTACCCAGTGGTGGGTCGTGTGATCTTCCGGCAGCCGGCGGAGCAGCCCTGGCAGGATACCACCGTGCTCTTTGAGTACCTCATCCAGGCGGATGGTTCCACCCAGAATACCACCCATGATCATCGTTGGGCAATCCACAGCAATGCACCTGGAAAGGACTTCTACGACTGGCAGCAGAGGTGCATCTCCGCAGGACCTGTCTTCAATCCCTTCCGAGTGGACTGGGGCAATCGCAGTGTAGATGACTTGTGCCAACCCAGCTTACCCTCTATGTGCCGAATGGGAGCCATGGATGCTAGATCGGGAACCTTAACCATCGCTGGAGGAAGAAGGGTGGCCCAGAAAATAAGCCGAAGGATGTTTGTAGATGGTAATCTGCCGCTCTCTGGAAGGCACTCAATCCTCGGTAAGTCCCTGGTTATTTATGAGGATAGTGGTCCCAAAGCAAGAGGGGAGAGATTGGCCTGCTCCGCGGTGATTGGACATTTCCGGCGGAAAGTGGTGGCCAAGGAGTGGTATGCCAATGGAGATCCCCTGACTGTTAGTGGTCGTGTGGAGATTACCCAGCAATCGGAGTACGATGTCAGCAATGTGGAGGTGCAGCTCAAGGGATTGCAGGATAATACAGGATATCATATACACAGG ACCCCAGTGGAAGCCAATCTGGCTTTTCCCTGCGAAGCTTCCACTTTATATGGCCACTGGAATCCTTTCGAAGTCAATCCCAAATCATCACCGCCCTCCAAAAGGGGAACAACCGATCAGTACGAGATGGGAGATCTGAGTGGAAAGTTTGGTGGTCTTGAGGGAGTCACCCAGTTCGAGGATGCCTACAATGACACTAATCTTCCGCTCTTTGGCTATAACAGCATCATTGGAAGATCTGTGGTTATTCAGAAGAAACAGAAGAATGCGCGTTGGGCCTGCAG TACCCTAGAGCGTGGTTATAGTCCCAGTGAGGCTAGGGAACTCAGAGCCATTGCCTCCTTCCATCATCCCACGGGATATGCCTATGGTTATATAAAGATGACTCAGTTGATACACAATGATGGTAGCCAATCGGAGACGGTGATTGAAGTTAAGTTGCGCCATCCGGGCAAAAACGATAGGAACTCGACGAGAAACCACAACTGGCAGATCTTCGTTAATCCCGTGGGCGTGGATGCAGCCGTAAAACCCACCAATACACGATGTGTAGCTGGAGGATACGTTTGGAACCCATACTACACACAACTGGCAGATCCTTTAAAT CTGGATCTCTATGAACAGGAGTGCAGTCCGGATAATCCTTTGCGCTGCTACGTTGGCGATGTCGGAGCGCGTTTGGGAACTATAG ATCTTGGAGGCGAAAGAGTAGTCCTCACTGACTCCAACTTCCCCTTGGAAGCTCCTGTAGGAGCCATTGGCCGTTCTATTGTGATCTTTGGGCCTGATAATTCCCACGAGAGGTTCGCCTGTGCAAATATAGAGCCCGATCACAATGTCATTAAATACATAAACCTGCAAAAGCCACCTCGATTTGTGGT TGCCCAGTTTCTGGAGGAGTTAAGAACCGTGATGGGTATTCCAGAGTGGATGTTGGATGTGGATGCCCGAAAGACCAAGGAACTTCATGGTGGCGCTTGCATCCAGATGATCATCCACTTTAAGGGACCTCTGGCCCACCGATTGGAGTTGGATATGTCACGATTGATAGCCGCCGGGAGACTGGATGCCCCTAGTCTGTTCATTCCAGGTTATGTGAACCAAAAGAGAAAGTCGACCATCTCATATCGCACCTGTGGTGTAAGGGATACCAATGAGAAAC GAACCAAGAACTTCAGGGGTAGCTTTTATTCCAAAAGCTCAGCTCCAGCCGAACCAAAGCCTTTTGTGTTAGCTTTCGTAGTCATTGGCTTAGCCCTTAGGTTCCTCTAA
- the LOC119545821 gene encoding myosin regulatory light chain 2 codes for MADEKKKVKKKKTKEEGGTSETASEAASEAATPAPAATPAPAASATGSKRASGGSRGSKKSKRAGSSVFSVFSQKQIAEFKEAFQLMDADKDGIIGKNDLRAAFDSVGKIANDKELDAMLGEASGPINFTQLLTLFANRMATSGANDEDDVVIAAFKTFDNDGLIDGDKFREMLMNFGDKFTMKEVDDAYDQMVIDDKNQIDTASLIEMLTGKGEEEEEEAA; via the exons ATG GCCGATGAGAAGAAGAAGGTTAAGAAGAAGAAGACCAAGGAAGAGGGTGGTACTTCCGAAACCGCTTCTGAGGCCGCATCCGAGGCAGCAACCCCGGCACCAGCTGCCACTCCTGCCCCGGCCGCATCTGCCACTGGTTCGAAGAGAGCGTCGGGCGGATCCCGCGGCTCCAAGAAGTCGAAGCGCGCTGGCTCTTCGGTCTTCTCTGTGTTCTCCCAGAAGCAGATCGCCGAGTTCAAGGAG GCCTTCCAACTAATGGATGCCGACAAGGACGGTATTATTGGCAAGAACGATCTGCGCGCTGCCTTCGACTCCGTCGGCAAGATCGCCAACGACAAGGAGTTGGACGCCATGCTGGGCGAGGCCTCGGGTCCGATCAACTTCACCCAGTTGCTGACCCTGTTCGCCAACCGCATGGCCACCTCCGGTGCCAACGATGAAGACGATGTTGTTATTGCTGCCTTCAAAACATTCGATAACGATGGTCTCATCGACGGTGACAAATTCCGCGAAATGCTCATGAACTTCGGTGACAAGTTCACCATGAAGGAGGTCGATGATGCCTACGATCAGATGGTGATCGACGACAAGAACCAGATCGATACCGCCTCCCTGATCGAGATGCTCACCGGCAAGGGtgaagaggaggaggaggaggccgCCTAA